A single Myxocyprinus asiaticus isolate MX2 ecotype Aquarium Trade chromosome 50, UBuf_Myxa_2, whole genome shotgun sequence DNA region contains:
- the lrrc39 gene encoding leucine-rich repeat-containing protein 39 yields the protein MMGVAVCCGTVNSIKALWETRIKKSKDELKKEREQRDRGAVGRLTGAWEDRITLAKLKEKVVIEEGRVIFRIEKEEWKTLPAALVQLTHIQEWQLHRTGLQKIGRFISSFENLIVLDLSRNSVTEIPKEIGKLTRLRELLLSYNRVSFVPEDIGHCENLEKLELAMNQDLDELPVQLSNLKKLYHLDLSMNQFTTIPDCVVNLPSLEWLDMGSNRLESLPDDIHRMEKLHTLWLPRNELEYLPDNISRMQSLDTLVLSKNKLRDIPPLMEGMSNLRFVNFRDNPLTYDVTLPDLKEDVAEEDNDREMYGREFMHYYIQESRKRGSQTFMSVLNVMLDAVPEIASSL from the exons ATGATGGGGGTGGCTGTCTGCTGTGGGACGGTGAACTCTATCAAGGCACTGTGGGAAACCAGAATAAAGAAAAGCAAGGATGAactgaagaaagagagagagcagagggACAGGGGAGCGGTGGGTAG GCTGACAGGTGCCTGGGAGGATCGTATCACTTTGGCCAAGTTAAAGGAAAAAGTGGTGATCGAGGAAGGACGTGTCATCTTTCGGATTGAAAAGGAGGAGTGGAAG ACTCTTCCTGCAGCTCTAGTCCAGCTCACCCACATCCAAGAATGGCAATTACACCGAACAGGACTTCAGAAAATTGGACGATTCATCTCAAGCTTTGAGAATCTCATAGTCTTGGACTTGTCTCGTAACTCAGTCACAGAGATTCCCAAAGAGATTG GTAAACTAACACGGTTACGGGAGCTGTTGTTGAGCTACAACAGAGTGAGTTTTGTACCAGAAGATATCGGCCACTGTGAAAATCTAGAAAAACTGGAATTGGCAATGAATCAAGATTTAGATGAGCTGCCAGTCCAG CTCAGCAATCTAAAGAAGTTGTATCACCTGGACCTCTCCATGAACCAATTCACCACCATTCCAGACTGTGTGGTTAACCTTCCTTCTCTGGAGTGGCTAGACATGGGAAGCAACAGGTTGGAGAGTTTGCCAGATGATATTCACAG AATGGAGAAACTTCACACACTGTGGCTCCCAAGAAATGAACTAGAATACCTGCCAGACAATATCAGCCGCATGCAAAGCCTGGATACTCTAGTTCTGAGCAAAAATAAACTACGAGACATTCCTCCACTTATGGAGGGCATGAGTAACCTCAG GTTTGTGAATTTCCGAGACAATCCTTTGACATACGACGTCACACTGCCCGATTTAAAAGAGGATGTGGCCGAGGAAGATAACGACAGGGAGATGTACGGTCGCGAGTTCATGCACTACTACATCCAAGAGTCCCGAAAAAGAG GATCCCAAACTTTCATGTCAGTACTAAATGTGATGTTGGATGCTGTGCCAGAGATAGCATCGTCTTTGTGA